The Aerococcus christensenii genome segment AGTCCTTCGTTTATCCGCTGAAATTGCAAATATCCAACGCCGACATAAAACAGAAGTTCAGAACGCTGCCAAGTATCGTTCCCAAAGCCTAGCGACGCAGATGTTATCGTCTATCGATAACTTAGAGCGGGCCTTGGCCATTGAAGCGGACGATGAAGCCAGCGAAAATATGAAGCGTGGAATTCAAATGGTTCTTGAAAGTATGCAACATGCCTTTAAAGAAGAAGGAATTGAAGAAATTAACCCTAAAGGGGAAATCTTCGATCCGAATTTCCATCAATCGGTGTCTTCTGTTCCTCTTGAAGAGGGACAAGAAGCGAATACAGTCGTGGAAGTTTACCAAAAAGGCTATGTTTTGAAAGATCGCGTCCTACGACCAGCCATGGTTGTTGTCGCACAATAGTTGAAGAGAAAAGGGGAATTTATAATGAGTAAAATTATTGGTATTGACTTAGGAACAACAAACTCAGCTGTTGCAGTGTTAGAAGGGAATGAACCTAAGATTATTCCTAACCCAGAAGGTAACCGGACAACACCTTCTGTTGTTGCCTTCAAAGATGGGGAAATTCAAGTTGGGGAAGTCGCTAAACGTCAAATGGTGACGAACCCTGATACCGTTGCTTCCATCAAACGTCACATGGGCGAAGATGGCTACAAAGAACATGCAAATAACAAAGATTATACGCCACAAGAAATTTCTGCCATGATCTTACAATACTTAAAAGGCTACGCAGAAGATTACTTAGGGGATAAAGTCACCAAAGCTGTTATCACCGTTCCTGCTTACTTTAATGACGCTCAACGTCAAGCCACCAAAGATGCAGGTAAAATTGCTGGCTTAGAAGTAGAACGTATCGTTAACGAACCGACTGCAGCTGCTTTAGCTTACGGTCTTGAAAAAGAAAAGGACGAAGAGAAGATTTTGGTCTTTGACTTAGGAGGTGGGACCTTCGATGTGTCTATCCTTGAATTAGGGGACGGCGTCTTCGAAGTCTTATCTACTGCCGGAGATAACAAATTAGGTGGTGACGACTTTGACCACCGTATCGTAGAATACTTGATTGATTCCTTCAAGAAAGAAAACGGCATTGACCTTTCTAGCGATAAGATGGCTATGCAACGTTTGAAAGACGCTTCTGAAAAAGCGAAAAAAGATCTCTCAGGAGTTACCTCGACTCAAATCTCCTTACCATTTATTTCTGCAGGGGCAAATGGTCCTTTACACTTAGAAGTCACCTTAACACGTGTGAAATTCAATGAATTAACAGAAGACCTCGTTGAACGGACCACTAACCCTGTTCAACGGGCTTTACAAGATGCTGACTTGAGCAAGAGTGAAATTGACCAAGTTATCTTAGTGGGTGGTTCTACACGTATCCCAGCAGTGGTTGACCACGTTAAAGAACTTACTGGTAAAGAACCTAACCGTTCTGTGAACCCAGACGAAGTGGTGGCTATGGGTGCTGCGATTCAAGGTGGTGTGATTACAGGGGATGTCAAGGATGTTGTCCTCTTGGATGTTACCCCACTTTCCTTAGGGATTGAAACCATGGGTGGTGTCTTCACCAAATTGATCGATCGGAACACAACCATCCCAACCTCTAAATCTCAAGTCTTCTCCACTGCTGCAGATAACCAACCTGCCGTAGATATTCACGTCCTTCAAGGGGAACGTCCAATGGCTGCAGATAACAAGACCTTGGGCCGCTTCCAATTAACCGACATTAATCCAGCTCCTCGTGGAATTCCTCAAATTGAAGTCACCTTCGATATTGATAAGAACGGTATCGTTAATGTTTCTGCCAAGGACAAAGGAACCGGTAAAGAACAAGCTATTACTATTCAATCCAACTCCGGCTTAACCGATGAAGAAATTGATCGGATGATGAAAGATGCCGAAGCTCACGCAGAAGAAGACGAAAAACGTAAAGAAGAAGCTGATTTGAAGAATGAAGTTGATCAACTCATTCATCAAACAGAAAAGACCACCAAAGACGTCGAAGGCAAAGTCGATCAACCTGAAATTGATAAAGCCAACAGCTTAAAAGATGAATTGAAGGCTGCTCGAGAAGCAAATAACACAGAAGACATGAAGAAGAAGAAGGATGAATTAATGGAAGTCCTTCAACAACTTACCATGAAACTCTACCAAGCGAACCAAGCAGAACAACAAGCCGCTTCTGGTCAAGCAAGTGATAACAAGAAGAAAGATGACGGCACTGTTGAAGGCGACTTCGAAGAAGTAGACGACGACAAATAATAAATAAAGTATTCGAGATGTCCCTGTCGAGAGGCAGGGACAATCTTTTGTTAAAATAGAACCAAAAGGGGGAGGTTTATGATGGCAGGAAAACGTGATTACTATGACGTCCTAGGTGTCTCCAAAGACGCTAGCCAAAAAGAGATCAAGCAGGCTTATCGACAACTCGCTAAAAAATACCATCCCGATCTCAATAAAGAACCCGGTGCAGAAGAAAAATATAAAGAAGTAACAGAAGCTTATGAAGTCTTAGGCGATGAAAAGAAACGCCAACAATATGACCAATTTGGCCATGCCGGTGCTAATGGTGGCTTTGGTGGAGGTTCTTACCAATACTCTAGTCAAGGATTCTCTGGTTTTGATGATATCTTTAGTCAGTTCTTCGGAGGAGGCGGAGGCTTTGGCGGTTATTCTTCTGGACGTCAGGCCAATGCGCCTCGTCAAGGAGACGATCTCCAATATACACTCGATCTTAAGTTCGAGGAAGCCGTCTTCGGGACGGAAGAAACTATTCGCTACAAACGGGAAGAAGCATGTCATTCCTGTGAAGGGACGGGAGCCAAAGGCGGCTCAGGAAAAGAAACCTGTTCGCAATGTCACGGTCAAGGGATCGTTCAACAAGTCCGGAATACACCATTTGGACAAATGGCTACCCAAACAACCTGTCCAAACTGCCAGGGAACTGGTGAAGTCATTGTTGAGAAATGTACTTCTTGTGGCGGAAGTGGCCGGGAAGAGAAGAATCATACAGTGAAAGTCAAAGTCCCTGCTGGGGTGGAAGATGGCCAATCAATCCGTCTGTCCAGACAAGGGAACGCTGGCTATAATGGCGGACCGAACGGGGACTTGTATGTAGTCTTCAGTGTTCAACCTTCTGATATTTACAATCGCAAAGGCGCTCAGATTTCAATCGAGTTACCGATTAACTTTGCTCAAGCAGCTCTTGGGGATGAAGTCGAAGTGCCTACCGTTCATGGCAAGGTGAAGTTAAAAGTGCCTGCGGGTACTCAGAGCGGCGATGTGATCCGCTTAAGAGGCAAGGGAGCCCCTATCTTAAATCGAGATCAAATGGGCGATCAACTCGTCCACGTTCGTGTGGTTACGCCTAAATCTTTGAACGAAAAACAAAAAGAAGCCCTTAGAGCTTACGCGAAGGCTTCTGGAGATAATGTGACTGAAGCAGAAAAGAATTTCTTTGATAAATTAAGAGATGCTTTCTCATAGAAGGCAAGTTAAAAGGCGGTAGTACTACCGCCTTTTTGTGTGTCTTTTTAGAACTTAGCTTCTTCTTAGGAGGGCAGATTCGATGGAATGCATGATGGCGTCTACCATAGTGTCGCTGGGTTCCCCTTGACCGAATTCCTCTTGGTAAATGACTGTACAATCTATTTGAAGTGAGCCAAAGTAAGGTTCCCAGAGGTAGCGGTTGGTGAGGACGACATCTCCCTTTCCTAGATGAAAAGCGTCAGCGAATTCACGTGCCGAATCAAATTTATGGATGATTGGATGCATAGACAATTGTTTCATAGTTAAGCTCCTTTAATCCCTTAAAAATTAATCACTTTATAGTAAAGCGCTTTCTCACCGCCAATTTAGCACGCTTCGAGGAGCTTGTCAATGTCTTATCGATTTTTCTTTAGTGTGGGGAGGAGGGAAGGCCTATACAGAAGAGATTCTTCAAAATATAGGAGGAAGATTAGGCGAAGAGAGGGATTTCTGTTATAATAAAAAATGATTCTATTTGAGTGAACAAAGGAAGTGAAAGAATTAGTGAGTAAAACACTTGATATGAAAGAACTTCAAGAACGCCAGAAACGGATTCGTAATTTTTCGATTGTGGCGCATATTGACCACGGCAAGTCGACCTTAGCGGATCGGATTTTGCAGAAGACAGGTACCGTTTCAGACCGGGAGATGCATGATCAACTTTTAGATTCCATGGATTTAGAGCAAGAGCGTGGGATTACCATTAAATTGAATGCGGTGGAACTAGAGTATAAGTCTCAAGATGGAGAGACCTATATCTTCCACCTGATTGATACCCCAGGACATGTCGACTTTGCCTATGAAGTGTCTCGGAGTCTGGCAGCGTGTGAAGGGGCTATTCTCGTAGTAGATGCGGCGCAAGGGGTAGAGGCCCAAACGCTCGCTAATGCCTACTTAGCGGTGGAGAATGACCTTGAACTTGTCCCCGTCGTGAATAAGATCGACCTTCCTTCAGCCAATCCAGAGCTCGCCAAACAAGAAATTGAAGATATTATTGGGATCGATGCTTCGGATGCGGTCTTGTGTAGTGCCAAAACTGGGATTGGAATCGATGAAATTTTAGAGCAATTAGTAAGTAAGATTCCTGCCCCAACAGGAGATTTAGATGCTCCATTGCAAGCCCTTATCTTCGATTCGGTGTATGATCCTTATCGTGGCGTGGTGCTGAGTGTTCGGATTATGAATGGAATTGTTCAACCAGGAGATAAGATTGAGTTAATGTCGAACGGCAAACAATTTGATGTGACAGAGGTCGGCATTATGTCCCCTCAAGCGATGAGTCGGGATTACTTGATGGCTGGAGATGTGGGTTATATTACAGCTTCCATTAAGACTATCCAAGATACCAAAGTAGGAGATACGGTCACTTTGGCCTCTCGTCCAACTACAGAAGCTTTACCAGGGTATCGGCCTATGCTTCCTATGGTCTACAGTGGATTGTATCCTGTAGACTCGAGAGACTATTCAGATCTTCGGGATGCGCTCGAAAAACTCCAATTGAACGATGCCTCCTTGACCTTTGAACCGGAATCTTCTCAGGCACTCGGTTTTGGATTTAGGTGTGGTTTCTTGGGGATGCTCCATATGGACGTTACCCAAGAGCGGTTGGAGCGGGATTTTGGATTGAACTTGATCATTACAGCGCCTTCTGTTATTTTTCATGTCTTTAAAACAGACGGTGAAATGATTGAAGTCTCGAATCCTTCTCAAATGCCTGATTCTACTCAAGTGAATCGCATTGAAGAACCTTATGTAAAAGCGGAAATCATGGTTCCTCAAGAATACGTCGGAAATGTGATGGAATTGGCTCAGCGCAAGCGGGGAAATTTCGTCAATATGGAATATCTTGATGATATTCGAGTGAATGTGATCTACGAAATGCCGCTTAATGAAGTTATTTTTGATTTCTTTGACCGGCTCAAATCTTCCACTAAGGGATACGCTTCTCTGGATTACTCTATTGTGGGCTATAAGCCAAGTCAATTAGTGAAGTTAGATATTCTCTTAAGTGGGGATCCAGTTGATGCCCTCTCGACGATTGTTCATAAGGACTTTGCCTATGATAGGGGACGGAAGCTCACAGAAAAACTCAAGGAAGTGATTCCAAGACAAATGTTTGAGATTCCTGTTCAAGCGGCGATTGGTCACAAGATTATTGCTAGAACTACGATCAAAGCTTACCGCAAAGACGTGACGGCCAAACTCTATGGAGGAGATGTTACCCGTCGTCAAAAATTATTGAAGAAACAAAAAGAAGGGAAGAAGCGTATGAAGGCTGTAGGTCAAGTAGAGGTGCCACAAGAGGCCTTTATGGCTATCTTAGACATGGATGAAGAAAAATAGAGTTCTTTGCTGGAGAGAAGACGCACTCTCTATCCTAAGGTATAGAACGAACAAATGAAGGGAATATAATAATAAAGTTCGGAAAAACGACTAAATTTCAGGAAAATTTTCTAAAATTTAGTCATTTTTCTTACACTTTATAGTATACTAGACCTATTCTATTACCTATTCTATTGAAAATATTGGAGGGCAGCTATGGACAGTGATATTCAAATTGCACAAAATAATCAATCATTACCAATCGAAGACATTGCGAAGGCCTGTGGGTTAAAACCAGAAGAAATATTACCGTACGGGCATGATAAAGCGAAAATTAGTCATGAAGGCTTGATGCGATTACAAAGCCATCCACGCGGTCACTTAATTTTAGTAACTGCTATTAATCCAACACCAGCTGGGGAAGGAAAATCTACAGTGACTATTGGATTAGGAGATGCCCTTCATCGCCTGAACAAGAAAGTGATGATTACTTTAAGAGAACCTTCTCTTGGACCAACCATGGGTTTAAAAGGAGGTGCAGCTGGCGGAGGCTATGCGCAAGTCGTCCCTATGGAGGATATTAATCTTCACTTTACAGGAGATATTCATGCCATTACCGCTACGAATAACTTGCTGGCAGCTTTAATTGATAATCATATCCAACAAGGAAATGAATTAGGAATCGATAGTCGCCGCATTATTTGGAAACGGTGTATCGATATGAACGACCGGGTATTGCGTCATGTGGTCCTTGGTTTAGGAACGCCAGGCAACGGTTATGTGCGTGAAGACGGCTTTGACATTACAGTGGCTTCAGAAATTATGGCCGTTCTTTGTCTCTCTCGAGATTTAGAAGAAATGACAGACCGCTTTAATCAAATGATTGTGGCCTATCGGAGAGATAAGACGCCGATTCGAGTTCAAGATCTAGGTTGCGCAGGTGCCATGTCTTTATTGATGAAAGATGCGATTTTACCAAATTTGGTTCAAACTTTAGAACACACGCCAGCGCTCATTCATGGAGGGCCTTTTGCGAACATTGCTCACGGCTGTAACTCTGTGATTGCAACAGATACTGCTTTACGTTTATCAGATTATGTGGTTACAGAAGCAGGCTTTGGAGCTGACCTTGGCGCTGAAAAATTCATGGACATTAAGATGCCTGTTCTCGGTCAACATCCAGAGGCCGTAGTCATCGTGGCGACGATTCGTGCCTTGAAGCATCACGGCAAGGGGGACGACTTTGCGGCCTTAGAGCGTGGGATCTCTAACTTGAAGCACCATATTGTAACGATGCAAAAATATGGCGTTCCTGTGGTCGTGGCGGTGAACCGTTTTATTCAAGATACAGAAGAAGAACTCACTTTTGTTCATCAAACTTGCCAATCTCTTGGCGTCTCTTGTCATACGACAGAAGTCTGGGCTAAAGGTGGAGAAGGGGCTTTAAGTTTGGCAGAAGATGTTCTTCACCAAATTCATCACGCCCACCCCCGCTTTACCCCTCTCTATTCAGCAGAAGAAACCAGTATTGAAGACAAACTCGACTGCCTAGTGAAAGAAATTTATGGGGGCAATCAAATCGAATACAGTCCGCAAGCTTTGAACGAATTGAAGGAAATTAAGGCAAACGGCTGGGACAAACTGCCTCTCTGTATGGCCAAAACACAATATGCTTTGTCTGATAATCCTAAAGATCTGGGCGAGCCGCGTGACTTCACCTTGCATATCCGTCAGTTTATTCCGAAGTTAGGCGCAGGTTTTATCGTTTGTCTAACCGGAAACATCCTCACTATGCCTGGATTACCGAAGCATCCCGCCGCTCTCAATATGTCGATTGACAATCGAGGAAAAATAGAAGGTCTCTTTTAATAGAATTCTATGAAGCAGTCGTCAAATAAAAGTGGCCTGTGCTAAAATAGAATAGCCAAGAAAAGTCGTGAAAGAAATTTCTGGATCGACTTTTTTTATCCGCAATTTTAAGTGAGCGGGACGATTTTGAAGAAAATGAAAGAAACTTCTAAAAAAAATGTAAGTCGACGGGTGGTAGGCTTCGTTTCGTTGGAAATTATGATAAAATAAAACAGAATGTTAGAAGAGGAGCGATGCGTTTTGCGTGATTATCTAGCAAAGAATTGGAGTAAAAGCTACGGCATCAAGGATATTTTAAAAGAGGTATCCTTCTTAGTACGAGAGGGAGATCATATAGGTCTCATCGGGCCTAATGGTTCTGGAAAATCGACGCTTTTGCAAATTATTGCCGGCTATGACAGTGTAGATAGCGGAGAAGTAGATCATCAAAACGATTTTACGATTGGTTTGGTGAAACAAGATCCGAATCTGGATGACCAACAAACCGTTTTTGAAGCGGTTTATATGTCGAATAGCCCCTTGGTTCAAGTGGTTCGTGCTTATGAAGAAGCCGCTAATGACTTAGCCAAGGCTCCAGATGATCCGCAAAAACAAGCAGCCTATAAACGTTGTGAGCAAGCCATGAATACTAAGAACGGGTGGCAATTAGAGACCAAGATTCAAACCATTCTTTCGAAATTACAGATCAAAGATATCTATCAACCGATCGGTCAATTGAGTGGAGGACAAAAACGGCGCGTGGGAATGGCGAAGGTTCTCATTGATGAGCCAGACCTCTTGCTTTTGGATGAACCGACCAACCATATGGATTTTGAAATGGTGGAATGGTTAGAGAACTATATCGGCCAATACAAAAAATCGGTGATTGTCGTTACCCATGATCGGTACTTTTTGGATCGGATCTCTAAGCGTATTTTTGCTTTAGAGGGTGGAGAATTGAGAGAGTATCACGGCAACTACCAAGATTATCTGGATAAGCGTGCCATCGAATGTGAAGTAGCCCAGTCCACCCGCGAAAAGCAGAAAAAACTTTACAAACAGGAACTGGCTTGGATGAGGCAGGGGGCTCAAGCGAGAAGTACCAAGCAAGAAGCACGAATTCATCGCTTCGAAGACCTCAAAGAAAGTCTTAACCAACCAACCCTTACCCGGCAAAACTTGACCATCGATTTGGATCAAGAGCGGTTAGGTAAGAAAGTAATCACTCTGGACCATGTTTCTGTCGGCTATGATAAAGACAAGCCGCTTTTGGAAGATATTAATCTTTTAATTCAAAAGAGTGACCGAATCGGTATTATTGGAGGAAACGGCGTCGGCAAGACCTCTCTCCTTCATACGATTGCTGGGCTTATTCCTTGCTTAGAAGGGACGATAGACTTAGGAAGTACGGTGAAGTTAGCTTATTTCCAACAACTTCCAGATAACCTTCCAGAAGACAAACGGGTCATTACTTATATCCAGGAAGTCGCGGATGAATTTGTCTATTCAGATGGGCGAAAACTTTCAGCTTCTCAAATGTTGGAGACCTTCCTTTTTGATCGGCAAACGCATGGTCAATTTATCGGTAAATTATCAGGTGGAGAGAAGAAGCGGCTCTATCTCTTGAAGCTTCTGATGTCTCGTCCGAATGTCTTGTTTTTAGATGAACCGACCAATGATTTAGATATTGACACCTTGACGGTTTTAGAAGATTATCTCAAGACTTTCCCAGGGGCGGTCATCACCGTGAGCCACGATCGCTACTTTTTGGATAAGGTCGTTGACAAGTTATTAATCGCAACAGATCATCACTGCCAACTCTTCTATGGCAATTATTCCGACTATCAAGTCGTCAAAAAAGAAGAAAGCAAAAAACAGAAAGAAAGCCAGCCGAAGTCTTCCACTAAAGCATCCGCAAAAACGGATAAGCCTAAAAAGAAGATGACCTACCAAGAGAAGAAAGATTGGGAAACCATTGAAGAGGACATTATGGCTTTAGAAGAAAGTATTCAAGCCATAGATGAGGAAATGATGGCCTGTGGGTCTGATTATGGAAAGCTAGCAGACCTCCAAAAAGAAAAAGAAAGCCAGCAAGAAGAATTATTAGATAAGATGACTTATTGGGACTATCTTAGTGAATTAGCTCAATAAATAAGCCTATCAAAGTTTGGAAAGGACCGATAATTGTGAAACAATATCTCGATTTACTGCAATATATTCTAGATAATGGGGTCGATAAGGGAGATCGAACAGGTGTCGGTACCCGGTCTGTTTTTGGCTATCAGATGCGGTTTAACCTGCAAGAAGGATTTCCCATTTTAACGACGAAAAAAGTCGCATTTGGCCTGATTAAATCTGAGCTTTTGTGGTTTTTGAGAGGGGATTCGAATATTCGTTACCTCTTAGAAAATAAGAATCATATTTGGGATGAGTGGGCATTTAAAAACTGGATTGAAAGTGAAGATTATCAGGGACCAGATATGACAGACTTCGGCTTAAGAGCAGAGAAAGACCCCGACTTTAAAGCCCTTTATCTCGAAGAAAAAAAAGCCTTCTGTCAACGGATTCTAGAAGATGATACCTTTGCCCTTCAGTATGGAGAATTGGGAGATGTTTACGGAAAGCAATGGCGGTCTTGGAAAACAAGAGACGGCAAAACTATTGACCAAATTGCGATCTTGCTTGATCAGTTGAAGAATCATCCGAATTCCAGACGAATGATTCTTAGTGCTTGGAATCCAGAAGATGTCCCTCACATGGCCCTTCCCCCTTGCCACACCTTGAGTCAATTTTATGTCAGCGAAGGAAAACTTTCCTGTCAGTTGTATCAACGGAGTGGGGATGTTTTCCTAGGAGTGCCG includes the following:
- a CDS encoding ABC-F family ATP-binding cassette domain-containing protein, which encodes MRDYLAKNWSKSYGIKDILKEVSFLVREGDHIGLIGPNGSGKSTLLQIIAGYDSVDSGEVDHQNDFTIGLVKQDPNLDDQQTVFEAVYMSNSPLVQVVRAYEEAANDLAKAPDDPQKQAAYKRCEQAMNTKNGWQLETKIQTILSKLQIKDIYQPIGQLSGGQKRRVGMAKVLIDEPDLLLLDEPTNHMDFEMVEWLENYIGQYKKSVIVVTHDRYFLDRISKRIFALEGGELREYHGNYQDYLDKRAIECEVAQSTREKQKKLYKQELAWMRQGAQARSTKQEARIHRFEDLKESLNQPTLTRQNLTIDLDQERLGKKVITLDHVSVGYDKDKPLLEDINLLIQKSDRIGIIGGNGVGKTSLLHTIAGLIPCLEGTIDLGSTVKLAYFQQLPDNLPEDKRVITYIQEVADEFVYSDGRKLSASQMLETFLFDRQTHGQFIGKLSGGEKKRLYLLKLLMSRPNVLFLDEPTNDLDIDTLTVLEDYLKTFPGAVITVSHDRYFLDKVVDKLLIATDHHCQLFYGNYSDYQVVKKEESKKQKESQPKSSTKASAKTDKPKKKMTYQEKKDWETIEEDIMALEESIQAIDEEMMACGSDYGKLADLQKEKESQQEELLDKMTYWDYLSELAQ
- a CDS encoding formate--tetrahydrofolate ligase, which produces MDSDIQIAQNNQSLPIEDIAKACGLKPEEILPYGHDKAKISHEGLMRLQSHPRGHLILVTAINPTPAGEGKSTVTIGLGDALHRLNKKVMITLREPSLGPTMGLKGGAAGGGYAQVVPMEDINLHFTGDIHAITATNNLLAALIDNHIQQGNELGIDSRRIIWKRCIDMNDRVLRHVVLGLGTPGNGYVREDGFDITVASEIMAVLCLSRDLEEMTDRFNQMIVAYRRDKTPIRVQDLGCAGAMSLLMKDAILPNLVQTLEHTPALIHGGPFANIAHGCNSVIATDTALRLSDYVVTEAGFGADLGAEKFMDIKMPVLGQHPEAVVIVATIRALKHHGKGDDFAALERGISNLKHHIVTMQKYGVPVVVAVNRFIQDTEEELTFVHQTCQSLGVSCHTTEVWAKGGEGALSLAEDVLHQIHHAHPRFTPLYSAEETSIEDKLDCLVKEIYGGNQIEYSPQALNELKEIKANGWDKLPLCMAKTQYALSDNPKDLGEPRDFTLHIRQFIPKLGAGFIVCLTGNILTMPGLPKHPAALNMSIDNRGKIEGLF
- the lepA gene encoding translation elongation factor 4 encodes the protein MKELQERQKRIRNFSIVAHIDHGKSTLADRILQKTGTVSDREMHDQLLDSMDLEQERGITIKLNAVELEYKSQDGETYIFHLIDTPGHVDFAYEVSRSLAACEGAILVVDAAQGVEAQTLANAYLAVENDLELVPVVNKIDLPSANPELAKQEIEDIIGIDASDAVLCSAKTGIGIDEILEQLVSKIPAPTGDLDAPLQALIFDSVYDPYRGVVLSVRIMNGIVQPGDKIELMSNGKQFDVTEVGIMSPQAMSRDYLMAGDVGYITASIKTIQDTKVGDTVTLASRPTTEALPGYRPMLPMVYSGLYPVDSRDYSDLRDALEKLQLNDASLTFEPESSQALGFGFRCGFLGMLHMDVTQERLERDFGLNLIITAPSVIFHVFKTDGEMIEVSNPSQMPDSTQVNRIEEPYVKAEIMVPQEYVGNVMELAQRKRGNFVNMEYLDDIRVNVIYEMPLNEVIFDFFDRLKSSTKGYASLDYSIVGYKPSQLVKLDILLSGDPVDALSTIVHKDFAYDRGRKLTEKLKEVIPRQMFEIPVQAAIGHKIIARTTIKAYRKDVTAKLYGGDVTRRQKLLKKQKEGKKRMKAVGQVEVPQEAFMAILDMDEEK
- a CDS encoding thymidylate synthase; this encodes MKQYLDLLQYILDNGVDKGDRTGVGTRSVFGYQMRFNLQEGFPILTTKKVAFGLIKSELLWFLRGDSNIRYLLENKNHIWDEWAFKNWIESEDYQGPDMTDFGLRAEKDPDFKALYLEEKKAFCQRILEDDTFALQYGELGDVYGKQWRSWKTRDGKTIDQIAILLDQLKNHPNSRRMILSAWNPEDVPHMALPPCHTLSQFYVSEGKLSCQLYQRSGDVFLGVPFNIASYALLTYLLAREVGLEVGDFVHTFGDVHIYNNHFNQVKEQLTRTPGELPQLVIHSDRSMFELTKEDIVLENYHPQPAIKAPVAV
- the dnaJ gene encoding molecular chaperone DnaJ, coding for MAGKRDYYDVLGVSKDASQKEIKQAYRQLAKKYHPDLNKEPGAEEKYKEVTEAYEVLGDEKKRQQYDQFGHAGANGGFGGGSYQYSSQGFSGFDDIFSQFFGGGGGFGGYSSGRQANAPRQGDDLQYTLDLKFEEAVFGTEETIRYKREEACHSCEGTGAKGGSGKETCSQCHGQGIVQQVRNTPFGQMATQTTCPNCQGTGEVIVEKCTSCGGSGREEKNHTVKVKVPAGVEDGQSIRLSRQGNAGYNGGPNGDLYVVFSVQPSDIYNRKGAQISIELPINFAQAALGDEVEVPTVHGKVKLKVPAGTQSGDVIRLRGKGAPILNRDQMGDQLVHVRVVTPKSLNEKQKEALRAYAKASGDNVTEAEKNFFDKLRDAFS
- the dnaK gene encoding molecular chaperone DnaK, which gives rise to MSKIIGIDLGTTNSAVAVLEGNEPKIIPNPEGNRTTPSVVAFKDGEIQVGEVAKRQMVTNPDTVASIKRHMGEDGYKEHANNKDYTPQEISAMILQYLKGYAEDYLGDKVTKAVITVPAYFNDAQRQATKDAGKIAGLEVERIVNEPTAAALAYGLEKEKDEEKILVFDLGGGTFDVSILELGDGVFEVLSTAGDNKLGGDDFDHRIVEYLIDSFKKENGIDLSSDKMAMQRLKDASEKAKKDLSGVTSTQISLPFISAGANGPLHLEVTLTRVKFNELTEDLVERTTNPVQRALQDADLSKSEIDQVILVGGSTRIPAVVDHVKELTGKEPNRSVNPDEVVAMGAAIQGGVITGDVKDVVLLDVTPLSLGIETMGGVFTKLIDRNTTIPTSKSQVFSTAADNQPAVDIHVLQGERPMAADNKTLGRFQLTDINPAPRGIPQIEVTFDIDKNGIVNVSAKDKGTGKEQAITIQSNSGLTDEEIDRMMKDAEAHAEEDEKRKEEADLKNEVDQLIHQTEKTTKDVEGKVDQPEIDKANSLKDELKAAREANNTEDMKKKKDELMEVLQQLTMKLYQANQAEQQAASGQASDNKKKDDGTVEGDFEEVDDDK
- the grpE gene encoding nucleotide exchange factor GrpE yields the protein MAKTDEKLKQEAVTEEKVEAKEEKEDVLEETAECEEEKTSLEEEGAEEPQEDELTQLEQALQEKEEQVLRLSAEIANIQRRHKTEVQNAAKYRSQSLATQMLSSIDNLERALAIEADDEASENMKRGIQMVLESMQHAFKEEGIEEINPKGEIFDPNFHQSVSSVPLEEGQEANTVVEVYQKGYVLKDRVLRPAMVVVAQ